From a single Hymenobacter sp. YIM 151500-1 genomic region:
- a CDS encoding Uma2 family endonuclease, translating into METQAVEIIETEVPLEKAMSLNHSRLISRITWLLSAAYEGQYDILPELEFELSAGRLKPDVAVLPRLSYDWESDIVRYPEPPITAVEILSPTQSLDGLITKIRQGYFASGVKSAWLVLPAIRTINLYLPGKPVVLVNAGTLADPASNIEIKIEDVFR; encoded by the coding sequence ATGGAAACGCAAGCCGTTGAGATTATCGAAACCGAAGTTCCGCTGGAAAAAGCTATGTCGTTAAACCATTCCCGGCTCATCAGCCGGATTACCTGGCTGCTTTCGGCGGCCTACGAAGGTCAATACGACATATTACCTGAGCTGGAATTTGAGTTGAGTGCGGGCCGATTAAAGCCCGATGTGGCAGTTTTGCCGCGGCTGAGCTACGACTGGGAAAGCGACATCGTGCGGTATCCTGAGCCGCCTATCACAGCCGTCGAAATACTTTCTCCCACTCAGTCGCTCGATGGTCTGATTACCAAGATTCGCCAGGGATATTTTGCCAGCGGCGTAAAATCAGCGTGGCTGGTGTTGCCGGCCATTCGCACCATTAATCTGTACTTACCAGGGAAGCCCGTTGTTCTAGTCAACGCTGGCACTCTAGCAGACCCAGCCAGCAACATAGAAATAAAGATTGAGGACGTGTTTCGCTAA
- the ychF gene encoding redox-regulated ATPase YchF produces MGLRCGIVGLPNVGKSTLFNALSNAKAESANYPFCTIEPNVGVITVPDPRLTVLEEIVKPERVVPTIIEFVDIAGLVKGASKGEGLGNKFLANIREVDAVIHVVRCFDDPNIVHVAGGVDPVFDKDVIDTELQLKDLESIDKKLAKSERSAKSGDAQAKKEVAALSRFKAHLEAGHNARSLDATDEEKEAVADLQLLTIKPVIYVANVDEASIPQGGNAYVDALREHVKSENAQIVVVSAAIESQIAEMEDPEEKTMFLAEYGLEESGLNKLIRASYELLNLITYFTAGPKEVRAWTVHRGDKAPQAAGVIHSDFEKGFIRAEVIKLDDYVQFRSEAKIKEAGKMAVEGKEYVVQDGDIMHFRFNV; encoded by the coding sequence ATGGGTCTCCGCTGCGGTATCGTCGGCCTGCCAAACGTGGGTAAGTCCACGCTGTTCAATGCTCTTTCCAACGCCAAGGCCGAGTCGGCCAACTACCCGTTCTGCACCATCGAGCCCAACGTGGGCGTGATTACCGTGCCCGACCCGCGCCTGACCGTACTGGAGGAAATTGTGAAGCCGGAGCGCGTGGTGCCCACCATCATCGAGTTCGTGGACATTGCTGGGCTGGTGAAGGGCGCTTCCAAGGGTGAGGGCCTGGGCAACAAGTTCCTGGCCAACATCCGCGAGGTTGACGCCGTGATTCACGTGGTACGCTGTTTCGACGACCCCAACATCGTGCACGTGGCCGGCGGCGTGGACCCGGTGTTCGACAAGGACGTAATCGACACTGAGCTACAGCTCAAGGACCTGGAGAGCATCGACAAGAAGCTGGCCAAGTCGGAACGCTCGGCCAAGAGCGGCGACGCCCAGGCCAAAAAGGAAGTAGCCGCCCTGAGCCGCTTCAAGGCCCACCTCGAAGCCGGCCACAACGCCCGCTCCCTCGACGCTACCGACGAGGAGAAAGAGGCCGTAGCCGACTTGCAGCTGCTTACTATCAAACCCGTCATCTACGTGGCCAACGTGGACGAGGCCAGCATTCCGCAGGGCGGCAATGCCTACGTAGATGCCCTGCGGGAGCACGTGAAAAGCGAAAACGCGCAGATAGTGGTGGTATCGGCCGCTATTGAGTCGCAGATTGCCGAAATGGAAGACCCCGAAGAAAAAACCATGTTCCTGGCCGAGTACGGCCTGGAAGAGTCGGGGCTGAACAAGCTGATTCGGGCTTCTTACGAGCTGCTCAACTTGATTACCTACTTCACGGCCGGCCCCAAGGAAGTGCGCGCCTGGACCGTGCACCGCGGCGACAAAGCCCCGCAAGCCGCCGGCGTCATCCACTCCGACTTCGAGAAAGGCTTCATCCGGGCCGAGGTTATCAAGCTCGATGACTACGTGCAGTTCCGCTCGGAAGCTAAAATCAAGGAAGCCGGCAAAATGGCCGTCGAAGGCAAAGAATACGTGGTGCAGGACGGCGACATCATGCACTTCCGGTTTAACGTGTAG
- a CDS encoding PUR family DNA/RNA-binding protein, translated as MEDRHDQEEIYSQRIKAGKRTYFFDVKATRGQDYYLTITESKRRMRDDDTFSYEKHKIFLYKEDFLKFVDALQDAVDFVREELLTPEEVAELDRPRPAYDEGREGGYSPSRPADDTY; from the coding sequence GTGGAAGACCGTCACGACCAAGAAGAAATCTACTCCCAACGTATTAAGGCTGGCAAGCGCACGTACTTCTTCGACGTGAAGGCCACCCGCGGTCAGGACTACTACCTGACCATCACGGAGAGCAAGCGCCGCATGCGCGACGACGATACGTTCTCGTACGAGAAGCACAAGATTTTCCTTTACAAAGAAGACTTCCTGAAGTTTGTGGACGCTCTGCAGGATGCCGTGGATTTTGTGCGGGAAGAGCTGCTGACTCCCGAAGAAGTAGCCGAGCTGGACCGCCCCCGCCCTGCCTACGACGAAGGCCGCGAAGGCGGCTACTCCCCCAGCCGCCCCGCCGACGACACCTATTAA
- a CDS encoding M48 family metalloprotease, protein MKLSTLLQRRLRLGALGLLLPLAGSTAFRAPQQTKQPDPQILAQFGLLENPTLQNFIDQKGQQMAAVSSRADYGYNFTILDSPVINAFAAPDGNVYFTRGIMAHFNNEAQFAGVLGHEIGHITAKHGQKQQTRSTVATGALILGSILSKRVAQIAQPLSQGVGLVFLKYGRDDERESDKLGVEYSTKIGYDASQMADFFLTLQREQQLSGAGAVPDFLSSHPNSADRYQTVKQLAAQARQNAGGRQLSVGRDQYLRMLEGLTYGDDPRQGFVEGGVFYHPELKFRFPVPQGWKSQNSPQQFQMQEPNGKALLVLTLAQGSSLDQAAQSLAQQLKLQNAQASRTTVNGFPAVVVQGNQIGQDQSGQQGVTASTLSYLIQDGQTIYALIGLSAPQAFSTYGETFQRVAQGFQRLTDASKLNRQPEKVRIRTAKAGQTLAQALAANGIPAKRHEELAILNGMKTTDKLASGQLYKVVGK, encoded by the coding sequence ATGAAACTTTCCACCCTATTGCAGCGCCGCCTGCGCCTGGGCGCCCTTGGGCTGCTGCTGCCGCTGGCCGGCTCCACGGCCTTTCGGGCGCCCCAGCAAACCAAGCAGCCTGACCCGCAGATACTGGCTCAGTTCGGCCTGCTGGAAAACCCCACCCTGCAAAACTTCATCGACCAGAAGGGCCAGCAGATGGCCGCCGTGTCCAGCCGTGCCGACTACGGCTACAACTTCACCATCCTCGACTCGCCCGTTATCAACGCTTTTGCCGCCCCCGATGGCAACGTGTACTTCACGCGCGGCATTATGGCCCACTTCAACAACGAGGCCCAGTTTGCCGGCGTGCTGGGCCACGAAATTGGCCACATCACGGCCAAACACGGCCAGAAGCAGCAAACTCGCTCCACTGTAGCCACCGGCGCCCTCATTCTGGGCTCCATTCTTTCGAAGCGCGTAGCGCAGATTGCCCAGCCCTTGTCGCAGGGCGTGGGGCTGGTGTTTTTGAAGTACGGCCGCGACGACGAGCGGGAGTCCGATAAGCTGGGCGTAGAGTACTCCACCAAAATCGGCTACGATGCCTCCCAGATGGCTGATTTCTTCCTGACCCTGCAACGGGAGCAGCAGCTCAGCGGCGCCGGTGCCGTGCCCGACTTCCTGTCGTCGCACCCCAACTCCGCCGACCGGTACCAGACCGTGAAGCAGCTGGCCGCCCAGGCCCGCCAGAACGCCGGGGGCCGCCAGCTGTCCGTAGGCCGCGACCAGTATTTGCGCATGCTCGAGGGCCTCACCTACGGCGACGACCCGCGCCAGGGCTTCGTGGAAGGTGGCGTGTTCTACCATCCCGAGCTGAAGTTCCGCTTCCCCGTGCCCCAGGGCTGGAAGTCGCAGAACTCGCCTCAGCAGTTTCAGATGCAGGAACCCAACGGCAAGGCCCTGCTGGTGCTCACCCTCGCCCAGGGCTCTTCCCTTGACCAAGCCGCCCAAAGCCTGGCCCAGCAGCTCAAGCTCCAGAACGCCCAGGCCAGCCGCACCACGGTCAACGGCTTCCCGGCCGTAGTCGTGCAAGGCAACCAGATCGGCCAGGACCAGTCGGGGCAGCAGGGCGTCACGGCCAGCACCCTATCGTACCTGATTCAGGACGGCCAGACCATTTACGCCCTCATCGGGCTGTCGGCGCCGCAGGCGTTTAGCACCTACGGCGAAACATTTCAGCGCGTGGCCCAGGGCTTCCAGCGCCTCACCGATGCCAGCAAGCTCAACCGCCAGCCCGAGAAGGTCCGCATCCGCACCGCCAAAGCCGGCCAGACCCTGGCCCAGGCCCTGGCTGCCAACGGCATTCCCGCCAAGCGCCACGAGGAGCTGGCCATCCTGAATGGCATGAAAACCACCGATAAACTAGCTTCCGGGCAACTGTATAAGGTGGTGGGTAAATAA